The Kineothrix sp. MB12-C1 genome includes a window with the following:
- the mmsB gene encoding multiple monosaccharide ABC transporter permease, translating to MDRVRLMEGVKKYTMIIVLVLVTAFFAWGTGGKILLPQNVSNLISQNAYVFVLATGMLLCILTGGNIDLSVGSVVCFVGAIGAVLMENKGMNPYAAIVAMVIVGLLIGAWQGFWIAFVRIPPFITTLAGMLVFRGLSNVVLQGMTVSLTSEEFIKLFGGGANCYVPDIFHVEGFNVLCMLTGIIVCVIYVSVQLKNRIVRVKKGYGVESITSTLVKMVLICAVVLAFFFRLSQYRGIPTALIWVMIVVLIYGYITSNTTVGRYFYAVGGNEKATKLSGINTNKVYFLAYINMGFLAALAGMLTIARMTSAQPTYGTNYELDAIGSCFIGGASAYGGTGTVPGVIVGAVLMGVINLGMSIMGVDQNIQKVVKGLVLLAAVIFDVVSKRGGKLIANN from the coding sequence ATGGATAGAGTAAGATTAATGGAAGGCGTTAAAAAATATACGATGATTATTGTTCTCGTTCTTGTAACAGCCTTCTTCGCTTGGGGAACCGGAGGGAAAATTCTGCTTCCTCAGAATGTCAGTAACTTAATTTCTCAGAATGCATATGTATTTGTGCTGGCAACAGGTATGTTGTTATGTATTTTGACCGGAGGAAATATTGACCTTTCCGTAGGTTCGGTAGTATGCTTTGTCGGTGCGATCGGAGCTGTTTTAATGGAAAATAAGGGGATGAACCCCTACGCGGCTATCGTTGCTATGGTTATTGTCGGCCTGTTAATCGGTGCATGGCAAGGCTTTTGGATTGCCTTTGTGCGTATACCTCCCTTTATTACTACGCTGGCAGGTATGCTCGTATTCCGAGGTCTTTCCAACGTAGTGTTACAGGGTATGACAGTATCGCTTACATCGGAAGAATTCATCAAGTTATTCGGTGGCGGTGCGAATTGCTATGTTCCTGATATCTTCCACGTGGAAGGCTTCAATGTATTGTGTATGTTGACAGGTATTATCGTATGTGTAATCTATGTTTCTGTTCAGCTTAAGAATAGAATCGTAAGAGTGAAAAAGGGCTATGGAGTAGAAAGCATAACTTCCACACTTGTTAAAATGGTGTTAATCTGTGCGGTAGTTCTGGCATTCTTCTTCCGACTTTCTCAGTATAGAGGTATCCCTACAGCTCTTATCTGGGTAATGATCGTAGTACTTATCTATGGTTATATTACATCGAATACTACTGTAGGACGTTATTTCTATGCGGTAGGAGGTAATGAGAAAGCGACAAAACTTTCCGGTATCAATACAAATAAAGTATATTTTCTTGCATATATAAATATGGGATTTTTAGCAGCCTTGGCCGGAATGCTTACGATTGCACGTATGACATCGGCTCAGCCTACCTATGGAACGAACTATGAATTAGATGCGATCGGTTCTTGCTTTATCGGTGGAGCATCTGCATATGGTGGAACAGGAACTGTCCCCGGGGTTATCGTCGGCGCCGTTTTAATGGGTGTAATTAACCTGGGAATGAGTATTATGGGTGTTGACCAGAATATTCAGAAAGTAGTAAAGGGCTTGGTTCTCTTGGCAGCAGTTATCTTTGATGTTGTATCTAAAAGGGGTGGAAAATTAATTGCCAATAATTAA
- a CDS encoding methyl-accepting chemotaxis protein codes for MKTMKKNKKKTNGYIPVKRASEKNKIGTKIYIQILLLAIVASSVIWFMVMSLEKISDANRKIMEEQVAEVEKISEISRDFSYINGQVLMHVLTVREGDMEKIGENIFARIDALDKKTESFDILLEEDGIRREDFDKFIADYTRYKKTVTSLLNTSMVNKQQANVSATSNLSMFESNIEAYIDSIISFTNEEMDREQESINSTLATVPYIAFGSFVFFVVIIGINIIVISLTVVRPIKKSTRQINTIVDEIKAERGDLTVRVESKSKDEIGKLSSGINDFLSLVQSIISGMIRCCKELGKQGKIVEESIGNANIRTENISATMQELAAGMEEVAATITMLNEDTLNMEHTVIQMTDKASEGSSYAKDVKLKAQEVERKAISSKEEAIQVIASIDASVNKSVEDSKQIYKISELTEEILGIASKTNLLALNASIEAARAGEAGRGFAVVADEIRILADNSRSTANYIQEISSEVIGNVENLAKDTESVLSFIHKNVMGDYEVLEATGKEYFESAEEMDNIMEDFKDCMAKLLYLVKEINKASHGINDTVGSSTSEITSVAGDTSDLSENMGQVVNALRMVNEIVRELQESVKYFVKY; via the coding sequence ATGAAAACAATGAAGAAAAATAAGAAAAAAACAAATGGATATATACCTGTGAAACGGGCAAGTGAGAAAAACAAGATAGGAACCAAAATATATATTCAAATATTATTGTTGGCAATTGTAGCCAGCTCTGTTATTTGGTTCATGGTCATGTCGCTGGAAAAGATAAGCGATGCAAACAGAAAGATTATGGAAGAACAGGTAGCGGAAGTCGAGAAGATTTCTGAGATATCCAGAGACTTTTCTTATATTAACGGACAGGTACTGATGCATGTCTTAACGGTTAGAGAGGGAGATATGGAGAAGATAGGGGAGAATATCTTCGCAAGGATTGATGCCCTCGACAAGAAGACAGAAAGCTTCGATATCCTTCTGGAAGAAGATGGTATCAGAAGAGAAGATTTTGATAAGTTTATCGCGGATTATACAAGATATAAGAAAACAGTGACGAGCTTGTTAAATACGAGCATGGTGAATAAACAGCAGGCAAATGTATCTGCGACCTCCAATTTATCCATGTTTGAGTCGAATATTGAAGCATATATCGATTCCATTATCTCATTTACCAATGAAGAAATGGATAGAGAGCAGGAATCGATTAACTCCACATTGGCAACGGTACCGTATATCGCTTTTGGGTCATTTGTCTTTTTCGTAGTCATTATTGGTATAAATATCATAGTGATAAGTCTGACCGTGGTGAGACCGATTAAAAAATCCACAAGGCAGATCAATACGATCGTAGATGAGATAAAAGCTGAGCGTGGAGATCTGACAGTGAGAGTGGAGAGCAAATCGAAGGATGAAATAGGAAAGCTTTCATCAGGGATTAATGATTTCCTTTCTCTCGTACAGAGTATTATCTCAGGTATGATCCGATGCTGTAAGGAACTGGGGAAACAAGGAAAAATAGTGGAAGAAAGTATAGGAAATGCTAATATTAGAACGGAAAATATATCGGCCACCATGCAGGAGCTTGCAGCGGGCATGGAGGAAGTCGCGGCTACTATTACTATGCTGAATGAAGATACCTTGAATATGGAACATACAGTGATTCAGATGACAGACAAAGCATCAGAAGGAAGCAGTTATGCAAAGGATGTTAAGCTAAAAGCTCAGGAAGTGGAACGTAAAGCGATAAGCAGTAAGGAAGAAGCTATTCAAGTTATCGCCTCTATAGATGCATCTGTCAACAAGTCGGTAGAAGATAGTAAGCAAATCTATAAAATATCGGAATTGACAGAAGAAATCTTAGGAATTGCCAGCAAGACGAATCTACTTGCATTAAATGCATCTATTGAAGCCGCTCGTGCGGGAGAAGCGGGAAGAGGGTTCGCCGTAGTAGCGGATGAGATAAGGATATTGGCTGATAACTCCAGAAGTACTGCTAATTATATTCAGGAAATAAGCAGCGAAGTTATCGGAAATGTGGAAAACTTAGCAAAGGATACGGAGAGTGTCCTGTCCTTCATACATAAAAATGTAATGGGAGACTACGAGGTATTAGAAGCTACCGGAAAAGAATACTTTGAATCGGCGGAAGAAATGGACAACATTATGGAGGATTTCAAAGATTGTATGGCTAAGCTGCTTTATCTTGTAAAAGAAATTAATAAAGCAAGTCATGGAATCAATGATACGGTAGGAAGCAGTACGAGTGAGATTACAAGCGTAGCGGGAGATACTTCCGATTTATCAGAGAATATGGGACAGGTTGTAAATGCGTTACGAATGGTAAATGAAATAGTACGTGAACTGCAGGAAAGTGTAAAGTATTTTGTAAAGTATTAG
- a CDS encoding aminoglycoside 6-adenylyltransferase has product MRSEKEMMDLIIGTAQRDERIRGVYMNGSRTNRNAPRDIFQDYDIVYVVRETASFIKDEKWIDIFGKRLYMQMPEKMDMLLGHAHDIDNCYGYLMQFEDGNRIDLHVQTLEYSIADMKSDKLCIIFLDKDKAFPSIPEASDEDHWVRRPSMVEYACCCNEFWWMLNSMGKGLWREEISYAMDTMNFYVRPQLMKMLSWYIGIYTDFSCSIGKSGKYLHKYLSKERMERISRTYPSGSVEAIWQSLFEMCDFFDEIAKEVGGGLNYTYDEKEAHNSRLFLDCTYALPEDAVDFPAISYKGEAASKEAAGR; this is encoded by the coding sequence ATGAGAAGTGAAAAAGAAATGATGGATCTCATAATTGGAACGGCTCAGAGGGATGAACGTATCCGGGGAGTTTACATGAACGGCTCAAGAACAAATCGGAATGCACCCAGGGATATTTTTCAAGACTATGATATTGTGTATGTGGTAAGGGAAACCGCGTCGTTTATTAAAGATGAGAAATGGATCGATATATTCGGGAAGCGGCTTTATATGCAGATGCCTGAGAAAATGGACATGCTCTTGGGACATGCACATGATATCGATAATTGCTATGGCTATTTAATGCAGTTTGAGGATGGCAATAGAATTGATCTTCATGTACAGACATTGGAATATAGTATTGCGGATATGAAAAGTGATAAGCTGTGTATTATCTTTCTCGATAAGGATAAGGCATTTCCTTCGATTCCTGAAGCCTCTGATGAAGACCATTGGGTGAGGCGTCCGTCGATGGTAGAATATGCATGTTGCTGCAATGAATTCTGGTGGATGCTCAATAGTATGGGAAAGGGATTGTGGCGGGAGGAAATATCTTATGCTATGGATACGATGAATTTCTATGTCAGGCCGCAGTTAATGAAGATGCTTTCCTGGTATATTGGTATTTATACTGACTTTTCCTGCAGTATTGGGAAATCAGGGAAGTATTTACATAAGTATTTGTCCAAGGAGAGAATGGAGAGGATTTCTCGTACGTATCCTTCCGGAAGTGTAGAAGCTATCTGGCAGTCCTTATTTGAAATGTGTGATTTCTTCGATGAAATAGCAAAAGAGGTAGGCGGAGGGTTGAATTATACTTATGATGAAAAGGAAGCTCATAATAGCAGGTTATTTCTCGACTGTACTTATGCACTTCCGGAGGATGCGGTGGATTTCCCCGCAATAAGTTATAAGGGAGAAGCGGCTTCGAAAGAAGCCGCCGGAAGATGA
- a CDS encoding CarD family transcriptional regulator translates to MFGKGEFVVYGNTGVCEIADITTLDMAGVSGSRLYYILVPRYQKESKIFTPVDSNKAVMRAILTREEANELINDIPDIEELWVSDDKQREEKYKKTIRSGECRDWIKVIKTLYVRKQERIAQGKKTTVMDEKYLRIAEDNLYSELSVSLAMSRDEMYEYIAGRIFKADETEEIDE, encoded by the coding sequence ATGTTCGGGAAAGGAGAATTTGTTGTATATGGAAATACAGGGGTATGTGAGATAGCAGATATTACCACTCTTGATATGGCAGGTGTATCGGGAAGCAGATTGTATTATATTTTAGTTCCGCGTTATCAGAAGGAAAGCAAGATATTTACACCGGTAGATAGTAATAAGGCGGTGATGCGTGCAATTCTTACGAGAGAAGAGGCTAATGAGCTGATTAATGATATTCCGGATATTGAGGAATTGTGGGTAAGCGATGATAAACAGCGAGAAGAAAAATATAAGAAGACAATCCGTAGCGGAGAATGCAGGGATTGGATTAAGGTCATCAAGACTCTTTATGTACGAAAACAAGAGCGAATCGCACAAGGTAAGAAAACAACGGTGATGGATGAGAAATACTTAAGGATAGCAGAAGACAATTTATATTCTGAGTTGTCGGTCTCGCTCGCGATGTCCAGGGATGAGATGTATGAATATATTGCCGGACGTATATTTAAGGCGGATGAGACAGAAGAAATAGACGAATAG
- the yhfZ gene encoding GntR family transcriptional regulator YhfZ, protein MDRVLYQKTGVTISMLALNLMSKNAGDRIPPISVYQEEFGVSRGTIQNAFNYLKEIEAIQLKHQGHLGTYIEGIDYTKLQENCMHREMLGIMPLPYSITYEGFATAIYEELKQLNFNMAYARGAVGRIRLVETGAYHFAICSQYAAEYAIKNNSDIEILFNFGSGSFLSQHVLLLRDKEQDGICDGMRVAYDSDSLDQSKITKNITNGKKVKLVEIRTQNTVTALLDGIIDAGVWNYEDVVANNRDNFKVIFLDNSDYNNLFSTAVLVVRRNEDYLKELLKKHIKPERVLHILKGVRDGKLAPNY, encoded by the coding sequence ATGGATAGAGTTTTATATCAGAAGACAGGCGTGACAATTAGTATGTTAGCGCTTAATCTGATGTCTAAAAATGCGGGAGACAGGATTCCTCCAATATCGGTATATCAAGAAGAGTTTGGAGTTTCCAGAGGAACGATTCAGAATGCCTTTAATTATTTAAAAGAGATAGAGGCGATTCAGTTAAAGCATCAGGGACATCTTGGGACTTATATCGAAGGTATCGATTATACCAAACTTCAGGAAAACTGTATGCATCGTGAGATGTTAGGCATTATGCCGCTTCCCTATTCTATTACATATGAAGGATTTGCCACCGCGATTTATGAAGAATTGAAGCAGTTGAATTTTAATATGGCCTATGCAAGAGGTGCAGTAGGCCGAATCAGGTTGGTCGAAACAGGAGCCTATCATTTTGCCATATGCTCACAGTATGCGGCGGAATATGCTATAAAAAATAACAGTGATATTGAGATATTATTTAATTTTGGATCGGGAAGTTTCCTTTCACAGCATGTATTGCTTTTAAGGGACAAAGAGCAAGATGGAATATGTGATGGAATGAGGGTTGCTTATGATAGTGATTCGTTGGACCAAAGTAAGATAACGAAGAACATTACAAATGGCAAAAAGGTAAAGCTAGTAGAAATCCGTACACAGAATACCGTTACTGCACTTTTGGATGGTATTATAGATGCCGGCGTTTGGAACTACGAAGATGTGGTGGCTAATAATAGAGATAATTTTAAGGTAATATTTCTCGATAATTCGGATTATAATAATTTGTTTTCTACTGCTGTTCTGGTAGTAAGGAGAAATGAAGATTATTTAAAAGAACTTTTGAAAAAACATATTAAACCGGAGAGGGTTCTGCATATATTGAAAGGGGTACGGGATGGCAAACTCGCACCGAATTATTAA
- a CDS encoding sugar transporter produces the protein MVIKMGAVREDAYERIRILHEAGLVSKKVAEFCHDTINMVLEERPDADEEKFAMFVTHLAMRTQRVIDKKEENPLQPEVIEALKEESSYEKSCLFAERILGTIDVKFPQTERDYLIVHLCNLFS, from the coding sequence ATGGTTATTAAAATGGGAGCAGTGAGAGAAGATGCGTATGAAAGAATTCGGATACTACATGAGGCGGGGCTTGTAAGTAAGAAGGTAGCAGAGTTTTGCCATGATACGATCAATATGGTGTTGGAGGAACGTCCGGATGCGGACGAAGAGAAATTCGCAATGTTCGTCACGCATTTAGCAATGAGAACACAAAGAGTAATTGATAAAAAAGAAGAAAATCCTTTACAGCCGGAGGTGATAGAAGCCTTAAAGGAAGAGAGCAGCTATGAGAAAAGTTGTTTATTTGCAGAAAGGATATTAGGAACTATCGATGTAAAATTTCCACAAACGGAAAGGGATTATCTGATAGTCCATCTATGTAATCTATTCTCGTAA